One region of Solanum pennellii chromosome 6, SPENNV200 genomic DNA includes:
- the LOC107022468 gene encoding DUF724 domain-containing protein 3-like, whose amino-acid sequence MARTKVKVNKQQYHKSRMAEISRSIQSIISKKQIITKVFEKGDEVEVGSHEDGFEGSYYRATILSMFDPNHYIVKYKTLSTDDESELLEEVIPTIEVRPVPPHRDGTMSKHGFRLYDIVDVYANDGWWFGCISAIIGEEYYVYFPSTEDSIAYPSHVLRFHQEWSKCGWISLP is encoded by the coding sequence ATGGCCCGAACCAAAGTGAAAGTGAATAAACAGCAATACCATAAATCAAGAATGGCAGAAATCTCAAGGTCAATACAATCAATAATATCAAAGAAACAAATTATAACAAAAGTATTCGAAAAGGGTGATGAAGTTGAAGTGGGAAGTCACGAAGATGGATTCGAAGGTTCTTACTACAGAGCAACTATTCTTTCTATGTTTGACCCTAATCATTACATCGTCAAGTACAAGACTCTGTCAACTGATGATGAATCTGAACTGCTGGAGGAGGTGATCCCTACAATCGAGGTCCGCCCTGTTCCGCCTCATCGAGATGGAACAATGTCAAAACACGGATTCCGTTTATATGATATTGTAGATGTGTATGCCAATGACGGATGGTGGTTTGGATGTATCAGTGCCATAATTGGAGAAGAGTATTATGTCTATTTCCCTTCAACTGAAGATAGCATTGCATACCCTTCTCATGTCTTGAGATTTCATCAAGAATGGTCTAAATGCGGGTGGATATCTCTTCCATGA
- the LOC107022466 gene encoding uncharacterized protein LOC107022466: MEYPLYGSYWPQSARPGYSSNMRGIPVQSIHQKPAGIKPASKVVQIPVHFVSSDPERSVLASATEKSEPDRSASVLKIQKVFRGFLVRKSVKRIKSIRKEVEDVERKLLCRETAELIRRDERERLRVNETLMSLLFKLDSIRGIDSGVRECRKAVIRKAIYLQEKVDCIVAAANQIAAEEENQSDELSEPANQTGDIPNSTGNQDEDGKLTNQNELCHLSEQSVDVETQAASNDEKTPVEGEHDVAPPDEKCEGLQEVKQETDCPMLECVEESVERGEVGDLIEVVEDVNENENETRSHKFDGGEESRRNRELLEKMVEKNENMMRMMTELCHKNELQTRMLNSLAQRVDQLEKTFLCDRLKTKKKKRHTA, encoded by the coding sequence ATGGAGTATCCATTATACGGAAGCTATTGGCCCCAGTCAGCTCGCCCTGGCTATTCCTCAAACATGAGAGGAATTCCAGTGCAATCGATTCACCAGAAACCTGCCGGAATCAAGCCGGCCTCCAAGGTTGTTCAGATTCCGGTCCATTTCGTCAGTTCGGATCCCGAGCGGTCCGTTTTGGCCTCGGCGACAGAGAAATCTGAGCCGGATAGGTCCGCTTCAGTGTTGAAGATCCAGAAGGTATTCAGAGGCTTTTTGGTGAGAAAAAGCGTGAAGAGAATCAAGTCGATACGAAAAGAGGTGGAAGATGTTGAGCGGAAGCTTTTGTGTAGAGAAACGGCGGAGTTGATTCGTAGAGATGAAAGGGAAAGGTTGCGGGTGAATGAGACGCTGATGTCTCTGCTTTTCAAGTTGGACTCCATTCGTGGAATTGATTCCGGTGTTAGGGAGTGCAGAAAGGCTGTGATTAGAAAGGCCATCTACTTGCAAGAGAAAGTCGACTGCATTGTTGCTGCTGCAAATCAAATTGCAGCTGAAGAGGAGAATCAATCCGATGAACTCTCTGAACCAGCCAATCAGACCGGAGACATCCCCAATTCAACAGGAAATCAGGATGAAGATGGAAAATTGACAAATCAGAATGAACTTTGTCATCTGTCAGAGCAGAGTGTGGATGTAGAAACTCAAGCGGCATCAAATGATGAGAAAACACCCGTAGAGGGTGAACACGATGTAGCACCGCCGGATGAGAAGTGTGAAGGATTGCAGGAGGTGAAGCAGGAAACGGACTGTCCAATGCTCGAATGTGTGGAGGAAAGTGTGGAGAGAGGTGAAGTTGGGGATTTGATCGAAGTAGTTGAGGATGTGAATGAGAATGAGAATGAAACAAGGTCACACAAGTTTGATGGGGGAGAAGAGAGTAGAAGAAACCGAGAGTTGTTGGAGAAAATGGTGGAGAAGAATGAGAATATGATGAGAATGATGACTGAACTGTGCCACAAAAATGAACTACAAACACGAATGCTGAATTCGCTGGCACAGAGGGTGGATCAATTAGAGAAAACTTTCTTATGTGATAGGTTgaagacaaagaagaagaagaggcaTACTGCTTGA
- the LOC107023635 gene encoding 50S ribosomal protein L29, chloroplastic-like yields the protein MMSLSIASPSGVTFTSKMNLSKSSFHGIQIPKIMQARAVNAPPHSCSSLVVKMAKREEELKEIRTKTTEELQEEIVDLKGELFMLRLQRSARNEFKSSEFLRMRKRIARMLTVKREREVEEGINKRISRKLDRKWKKSIVPRPPPSLKKLREEEAAEEAKESAS from the exons ATGATGAGTCTCTCCATTGCCTCACCTTCAGGTGTTACCTTCACTTCCAAGATGAACCTCTCTAAATCCTCCTTCCATGGCATTCAGATTCCTAAAATCATGCAGGCGCGTGCAGTAAACGCGCCGCCCCACTCTTGTTCGTCTTTGGTGGTGAAAATGGCGAAGAGGGAAGAGGAATTGAAGGAAATCAGAACTAAGACTACTGAAGAGCTTCAGGAAGAGATTGTGGACCTTAAAGGTGAGCTATTTATGCTTCGTCTTCAAAGGTCAGCTCGAAATGAGTTCAAGTCCAGCGAGTTTCTGCGAATGCGCAAAAGG ATTGCAAGGATGCTTACAGTTAAACGGGAGAGAGAGGTTGAAGAAGGGATTAACAAGAGGATATCCAGGAAGCTCGACCGGAAATGGAAGAAAAGCATTGTCCCTAGACCACCACCCTCTTTGAAGAAGCTACGAGAGGAGGAGGCAGCAGAAGAAGCTAAGGAATCTGCCTCCTGA
- the LOC107023634 gene encoding uncharacterized protein LOC107023634, with translation MLQIRIVKREKEEKRGKKMGRVKLNNDQTSSLKHFSHPHELELCTQLQDLSPCSGCRLPPSGQMYICRPCNFTLHLSCAKFPQLISHPSHPNHPLNLLPTSKYPGGQFNCDACKRHGTGFSYHCSYCEFDLHVICASKPLKITHELHQCSLELTFKNPYANAKGFSCDVCRKIGVKQWLYRCPACEFDVHLDCLASAPRQEASQSTALQHHHSFPGATNQFQQAIMGTQARSHHFMHAASTGAITNNHSLQPTVFQGQARPNQLFHSASTSAVPQQQFLQPPIIQGQARPNQLFHSASTSAVPQQQFLQPTMIQGQVRPNQYMQTPGANSGLGNNLMNAAVQGLVEGAAQQVGQTFMQGIIGGGDNNGGNEGSSILGGIFGDSSDTQY, from the coding sequence ATGCTCCAAATCAGAATAGTAAAGAgggaaaaagaagagaaaagaggcaAGAAGATGGGAAGGGTGAAATTGAACAATGATCAAACATCAAGCCTAAAGCACTTTAGTCATCCACATGAATTGGAGTTATGCACCCAACTCCAAGATCTAAGCCCTTGTTCAGGATGCAGACTTCCACCATCAGGCCAAATGTACATATGCAGGCCTTGCAACTTCACACTTCATTTAAGCTGTGCTAAATTCCCACAGCTGATTTCTCACCCCTCTCATCCGAACCACCCTCTCAACCTCCTCCCAACGTCCAAATACCCCGGTGGCCAATTCAACTGTGATGCCTGTAAACGCCATGGAACCGGCTTCAGCTACCATTGCAGTTATTGTGAGTTTGATCTCCATGTGATTTGTGCATCTAAACCCCTCAAAATCACACACGAACTGCACCAATGCTCGCTTGAACTCaccttcaagaatccttatgcTAATGCCAAAGGCTTCTCTTGTGATGTATGCCGCAAGATTGGAGTCAAGCAATGGCTTTATAGATGTCCTGCTTGTGAGTTTGATGTTCATTTAGATTGTTTAGCTTCTGCTCCTAGGCAGGAAGCTTCACAGTCAACTGCCCTCCAGCACCACCATTCATTCCCAGGGGCCACTAACCAATTCCAGCAGGCTATTATGGGCACACAAGCAAGGTCACATCATTTTATGCATGCCGCAAGCACAGGTGCAATAACTAACAACCATTCCCTACAGCCTACAGTATTTCAAGGACAAGCGAGGCCGAACCAGCTGTTTCATAGTGCTAGTACAAGTGCAGTTCCGCAGCAACAGTTCCTGCAACCTCCTATAATTCAAGGACAAGCGAGGCCAAACCAGTTGTTTCATAGTGCCAGTACAAGTGCAGTTCCGCAGCAACAGTTCCTGCAACCTACTATGATTCAAGGACAAGTGAGGCCAAACCAGTATATGCAGACTCCAGGGGCAAACAGTGGTTTGGGGAATAATTTGATGAATGCTGCTGTACAAGGACTTGTAGAAGGTGCAGCTCAGCAGGTTGGTCAGACTTTCATGCAGGGGATCATAGGTGGTGGTGACAACAATGGTGGAAATGAAGGATCATCAATCCTGGGAGGCATTTTTGGTGACTCGTCAGACACGCAATACtag
- the LOC107021059 gene encoding uncharacterized protein LOC107021059 translates to MRRKEPCSTLSIRRRKEKITPKRAKMALQWMILTYVVAAEAAIAILLTLPSPKPLKSRFVSLISLALQPSLFVVPFSAFQLLDIYWKNEHRLMCTGEICTASERDRYEKSIYKAQRNVILCFAACLLYWCIYRVCKYYKEIQSIEEVEKRYKDQ, encoded by the exons ATGAGAAGAAAAGAACCTTGTTCGACTTTGTCAATacgaagaagaaaagaaaaaattacaccAAAAAGAGCAAAAATGGCGTTGCAATGGATGATATTGACGTACGTGGTGGCAGCAGAGGCAGCAATAGCTATTCTGCTAACATTGCCATCTCCTAAACCTCTCAAATCTCGTTTTGTTTCACTAATTTCACTTGCCCTTCAACCCTCTCTTTTCGTCGTCCCTTTCTCTGCCTTTCAGCTCCTCg ATATTTATTGGAAAAATGAGCATCGATTGATGTGTACGGGTGAGATTTGCACAGCTTCCGAGAGGGACCGCTATGAGAAATCG ATCTACAAGGCTCAAAGAAATGTGATCCTATGTTTTGCGGCATGCCTTCTCTACTG GTGTATCTATCGCGTTTGCAAGTACTACAAGGAGATACAGAGCATTGAAGAAGTAGAAAAGAGATACAAAGACCAGTAG
- the LOC107022617 gene encoding protein KNATM, translated as METKSSENFKDEEQKNHYYYSNSTSAGLLNSLEDEEIKRKICCHSLYGLLVQTHLDCLKVCLGITEIDKIDQKTEEKSAKYNKAISHTMDHQTELNNKFSSLTMDQPAELDNFMEAYCVALSKLKEAMEEPHLESIKFINHMYSQLSELMELPTSTSTPSNFDGMKAHGNK; from the exons ATGGAGACAAAAAGTagtgaaaattttaaagatGAGGAGCAAAAAAATCACTACTACTACTCTAATTCTACATCAGCAGGACTATTAAATTCTcttgaagatgaagaaattaAGAGGAAAATATGTTGTCACTCTTTGTATGGTCTTTTGGTTCAAACTCACTTGGATTGTTTGAAG GTTTGTTTGGGGATTACTGAGATTGACAAAATTGACCAAAAAACCGAAGAAAAGTCAGCAAAATATAACAAAGCTATCTCACACACAATGGATCATCAAACAGAATTGAACAATAAGTTCAGCTCACTCACAATGGATCAACCAGCTGAACTGGACAACTTCATG GAAGCATATTGTGTGGCTTTAAGCAAGCTCAAAGAGGCAATGGAGGAACCTCATTTGGAGTCCATAAAGTTCATCAATCATATGTATTCTCAGCTCAGTGAACTCATGGAACTTCCTACTTCTACTTCCACTCCATCTAATTTTG aTGGGATGAAGGCCCATGGCAACAAATGA
- the LOC107022467 gene encoding DUF724 domain-containing protein 6-like, with product MAPIKVTEINLEERHTMLSEYIKSIAFKRQQITKVFQKGDEVEVASQVYGFIGSYYHATILSPIGAYHYKIKYKTLLTDDESAPLEEMVSAAVIRAVPPHRDETMSENGFRLYDMVDVFANDGWWFGFISGKIGEEYYVYFPTTADNIAYPRHVLRFHQEWSNGKWIFLPRQ from the coding sequence ATGGCTCCAATCAAAGTGACAGAAATTAATTTAGAGGAACGCCACACAATGCTCTCAGAGTATATAAAATCAATAGCATTCAAGAGACAACAGATAACAAAAGTATTCCAAAAGGGGGATGAAGTTGAAGTGGCAAGTCAAGTATATGGCTTCATCGGTTCGTACTACCATGCAACTATTCTTTCTCCCATTGGCGCTTATCATTACAAAATCAAGTATAAAACTCTGTTGACTGATGATGAATCAGCGCCACTGGAAGAGATGGTTAGTGCAGCAGTGATCCGCGCTGTTCCCCCTCATCGAGATGAAACAATGTCAGAAAACGGATTCCGTCTGTACGATATGGTTGATGTGTTTGCCAACGATGGATGGTGGTTTGGATTTATCAGTGGGAAAATTGGAGAAGAGTACTATGTTTACTTCCCTACAACTGCAGATAACATTGCATATCCTCGTCACGTGTTGAGATTTCATCAAGAATGGTCAAATGGCAAGTGGATATTTCTTCCAAGACAATGA
- the LOC107021795 gene encoding purple acid phosphatase 17-like, translating into MAKFSNNSMVLCFLVAIVFVISSASASTRLKKFNHPTKGDGTLNFLVIGDWGRRGTYNQSHVARHMERVGEKLDIDFVLSTGDNFYDNGLTGVNDTNFVESFTNIYTAKSLQKQWYSVLGNHDYRGNVEAQLSPYLRKIDSRWICLRSFVVNAEIAEIFMVDTTPFEEKYFTTPKDHIYDWRGVLPRHAYMASVVKELEKALSESTAKWKIVLGHHAIRSAGHHGDTQILVDRFLPILRKYDVDFYMNGHDHCLEHISDTESPLQFLVSGAGSKAWRGDIKGINRDGVHFFHDGQGFMSVELTPTEAEIKYYDVFGRIRHRWNRSKNLLHSAM; encoded by the exons ATGGCTAAATTTTCCAATAATTCCATGGTTCTGTGCTTTTTGGTAGCCATTGTTTTTGTTATCTCTAGTGCAAGTGCATCTACTAggcttaagaaatttaatcacCCAACTAAAGGTGATGGTACTCTTAATTTCTTGGTTATTGGTGACTGGGGACGAAGGGGTACTTATAATCAATCTCACGTAGCTCGCCAC ATGGAAAGAGTCGGAGAGAAGTTAGACATTGATTTTGTATTATCAACGGGTGACAATTTCTATGATAACGGATTAACAGGAGTAAATGATACAAATTTTGTAGAATCATTTACTAACATATACACAGCAAAGAGCTTACAAAAACAATGGTACAGCG TATTAGGCAACCACGATTACAGAGGAAATGTAGAAGCACAACTCAGTCCTTACCTTAGGAAAATTGATAGCAGATGGATTTGTTTAAGGTCTTTCGTAGTTAATGCAG AAATTGCTGAAATATTCATGGTGGATACAACTCCATTTGAGGAGAAATATTTCACTACTCCTAAGGATCACATCTACGATTGGCGTGGTGTGCTCCCTAGACATGCATACATGGCTAGCGTAGTAAAA gaaCTCGAAAAGGCCTTGAGTGAATCGACAGCGAAATGGAAGATTGTACTAGGTCACCATGCCATTAGAAGTGCAGGACATCACGGTGACACTCAGATACTTGTGGATCGTTTTCTTCCTATTCTTAGG AAGTACGATGTTGATTTTTACATGAACGGACATGACCACTGTCTTGAACATATTAGCGACACTGAAAG CCCGTTGCAATTTTTAGTAAGTGGAGCAGGTTCAAAGGCATGGAGAGGAGATATTAAAGGAATAAATAGAGATGGTGTGCATTTTTTCCATGATGGACAAGGTTTCATGTCTGTTGAGTTGACACCAACAGAGGCTGAGATCAAATATTATGATGTTTTTGGTAGAATTAGACATAGGTGGAATAGGTCCAAGAATCTTCTTCACTCTGCTATGtaa